One region of Solanum pennellii chromosome 6, SPENNV200 genomic DNA includes:
- the LOC107021942 gene encoding UV-B-induced protein At3g17800, chloroplastic-like: protein MAPPLMPTTDTGRLLSEYLQNDKALFYEFMEKELEKLECMRKEALLRCVYSVETDEVILHRKIYEMKKVECQKVVEDVMYMFIVYKFSEIGVHLVPKLSNCMYNGRLEISPCKNLELESIHSDEVLEMVKEIRWEHKNKSNVKDNLGVTQIKKDYIRYVYGSSMLYGYFLKSASLRYHLEKSFDTTSNNLSISCHLKQKSVPIGSLIEGKKYDNLKSYVEKFDNQTMKMCRKPKFNVTMILMEKHYSALFGDENQHEEVSTSFVSLKRFVLEAVTFGSFLWDAEFHFRKFYRLEEYRSRYY from the exons ATGGCTCCTCCATTAATGCCAACAACAGACACAGGGAGATTGTTGAGTGAGTATTTGCAGAATGACAAAGCATTGTTTTACGAATTTATGGAGAAAGAATTGGAAAAATTGGAATGTATGAGGAAAGAAGCATTACTTCGATGTGTTTATAGCGTTGAAACCGATGAAGTTATTCTTCACAG GAAAATCTATGAGATGAAAAAAGTGGAATGTCAAAAAGTTGTAGAGGATGTTATGTACATGTTCATAGTCTACAAGTTCTCTGAAATTGGGGTGCATTTGGTTCCTAAGCTTTCGAATTGCATGTACAATGGAAGGCTCGAGATATCGCCATGCAAGAACTTGGAACTCGAGTCGATTCATAGCGATGAAGTACTTGAAATGGTTAAGGAAATACGATGGGAACACAAGAACAAGTCGAATGTGAAAGATAATTTGGGAGTCACTCAGATAAAAAAGGACTATATTCGTTATGTGTATGGTTCTTCGATGTTGTATGGATACTTCTTAAAGTCCGCTTCGTTGAGATACCATTTGGAAAAGAGTTTTGATACAACTTCTAACAACCTCTCAATTTCATGTCACTTGAAACAAAAGAGTGTTCCCATAGGATCACTCATCGAGGGGAAGAAGTATGACAATTTGAAGTCTTATGTTGAGAAATTTGATAATCAAACGATGAAAATGTGTAGAAAACCAAAATTCAACGTGACGATGATTCTGATGGAGAAGCATTACTCAGCTCTTTTTGGCGATGAGAATCAACATGAGGAAGTTTCAACGTCATTCGTGAGTCTAAAGAGGTTTGTGTTGGAGGCTGTTACTTTTGGTTCTTTCCTTTGGGATGCAGAATTTCACTTTAGAAAATTTTATCGACTTGAAGAGTATAGATCTCGTTATTATTGA
- the LOC107021943 gene encoding UV-B-induced protein At3g17800, chloroplastic-like yields MDCVCSYSKISLPQFRRFSSFNLQSSTLFKKNPLPLMVICRNNHNNNDEKCMFNGLTAPLVPTTETGRLLSVFMQNDKALFNGFVDKELERLDCMKNDALLRSVFSVGTDEAILHRRISEKIKLECRNTVEDIMYMFIVNKFSQIGVHMVPKLSNCICNGRLEIFPRRDYELKSIHSVEVLEMVKEIGWEDMSKSNVKDSWGLTQVQKDQIRHVYGASILYGYFFKSTSLRYHLEQSFVKTYSNISFPRSWLLKQKGVPLSDTESTSVDPVSLNEGKKYDNFRSYVTNLDDEIMIMCSKPKFKEAKSLIEKHCSALFGNESSEEVSTSFASLKRFVLEALAFGTFLWDAEDHVRKFYQLEEF; encoded by the exons ATGGATTGTGTTTGTTCATACTCCAAAATTTCACTGCCtcaatttcgacgattttcttCGTTCAATTTACAGAGTAGTACTCTGTTTAAGAAAAATCCATTGCCATTAATGGTTATTTGtagaaataatcataataataacgATGAAAAATGCATGTTTAACGGATTAACAGCTCCATTAGTGCCAACGACAGAAACAGGGAGATTGTTGAGTGTGTTTATGCAGAATGACAAAGCATTGTTTAACGGATTTGTGGATAAAGAATTAGAGAGATTGGATTGTATGAAGAATGATGCATTACTTAGAAGCGTTTTTAGCGTAGGCACTGATGAAGCTATTCTTCATAG GAGAATTTCTGAGAAGATAAAGTTGGAGTGTCGTAACACTGTAGAGGATATTATGTACATGTTCATAGTCAACAAGTTCTCTCAGATAGGAGTGCATATGGTTCCTAAGCTCTCCAATTGTATATGCAATGGAAGGCTCGAGATATTTCCCCGTAGGGACTATGAACTCAAGTCTATTCATAGTGTTGAAGTACTCGAAATGGTCAAGGAAATAGGATGGGAAGACATGAGCAAGTCGAATGTGAAAGATAGTTGGGGTCTAACTCAAGTCCAAAAGGATCAAATCCGTCATGTCTATGGTGCTTCAATTTTGTATGGATACTTCTTCAAGTCAACCTCGTTAAGGTACCATTTGGAACAGAGTTTTGTTAAAACTTATAGCAACATCTCATTTCCGAGGTCATGGCTTTTAAAACAAAAAGGTGTTCCCTTAAGTGACACAGAATCAACATCAGTTGATCCAGTGTCACTTAACGAGGGGAAGAAGTATGACAATTTTAGGTCTTATGTTACAAATCTTGACGATGAAATAATGATAATGTGTTCAAAACCAAAATTCAAAGAGGCAAAGAGTCTGATTGAGAAGCATTGTTCTGCACTTTTTGGCAATGAGAGTAGTGAGGAAGTCTCAACCTCGTTCGCGAGTCTGAAGAGGTTTGTGTTGGAGGCGCTTGCATTTGGTACTTTCCTTTGGGACGCAGAAGATCACGTTAGGAAATTTTATCAACTCGAAGAGTTTTGA